In a genomic window of Gloeocapsopsis dulcis:
- a CDS encoding NblA/ycf18 family protein, with protein sequence MDRPIELSLEQQFSIRSFETQVQDMSHEQAKDFLVKLYQQMVMREATYKQLLKHHWGLEGGSWA encoded by the coding sequence ATGGATAGGCCAATCGAACTTTCTCTTGAACAGCAGTTCAGCATCCGCTCCTTTGAAACACAAGTGCAGGATATGAGTCATGAGCAAGCTAAAGACTTTTTAGTCAAGCTTTATCAACAAATGGTAATGCGCGAAGCAACTTACAAGCAGTTACTCAAGCATCACTGGGGTTTAGAAGGAGGTAGTTGGGCTTAA
- a CDS encoding glutamate-5-semialdehyde dehydrogenase produces the protein MTVDAFDTPDAVTVANHAYQASLRLGITKGTERSSAVLAMAKALEHSFNDILEANTLDLEASREMAVPDLILDWLKLTPKRLQAAVEILERLAALSDPIRRVRNADYQLQDSQTYCQLMPLGVIAVIYEAFPELAAIAAGLCIKTGNSLILKGGSEASNSNTAIVNTLQLALEEAGLSPGCLNLLPVDRGGIVRDLVTQDRYLNLVIPYGRPSLIQQVAKVATAPVLRSAMGNCYLYWSASGSLDMARTIILDSHQSEPDPVNAIEKVLIHRASKPSSLVSLWHNLQEKGFQIKGDMELVAAFPELQLAAESEWADPYLDRTVAFKVVDHLEEAIAWINRHSSGHADCIVTESYQESRQFALGVNSASTYINASPRFSRNPAQGDAVFLGMSNQRGQRRGFISLETLTTVKHIVQGSGKF, from the coding sequence ATGACAGTAGATGCTTTTGACACCCCTGATGCAGTTACAGTCGCCAATCATGCTTATCAAGCTTCCCTAAGACTGGGCATCACTAAGGGAACCGAACGAAGTAGCGCTGTGCTGGCAATGGCAAAAGCGCTAGAGCATTCATTTAATGACATATTAGAAGCAAATACTCTAGATTTGGAAGCTAGCCGTGAAATGGCAGTTCCCGATTTAATCTTAGATTGGCTAAAACTTACACCAAAGCGCTTACAAGCTGCAGTAGAAATTTTAGAAAGGCTTGCTGCACTCTCCGATCCAATTCGGCGCGTGAGAAATGCTGATTATCAATTACAAGACTCGCAAACGTATTGCCAACTCATGCCATTAGGAGTCATTGCAGTCATTTATGAAGCATTTCCTGAGTTAGCTGCGATCGCAGCGGGATTATGTATCAAAACGGGTAATAGCTTAATTTTGAAAGGTGGTAGCGAAGCAAGTAACTCTAACACAGCAATTGTAAATACTTTACAGTTAGCCCTTGAAGAAGCAGGTTTATCGCCAGGATGCTTAAATTTATTGCCGGTAGATCGTGGTGGTATTGTTCGAGATTTAGTGACGCAGGATCGGTACTTAAATTTAGTGATTCCCTATGGACGCCCTAGCTTAATCCAACAAGTTGCTAAAGTAGCAACAGCGCCAGTATTGCGTTCTGCAATGGGCAACTGCTACCTTTACTGGTCAGCTTCAGGAAGTCTTGATATGGCGCGCACGATTATTTTAGACAGTCATCAAAGCGAACCCGATCCTGTTAATGCAATCGAGAAGGTGCTTATTCACCGCGCAAGTAAACCTTCATCTTTAGTGAGCCTTTGGCACAATTTACAAGAAAAGGGTTTCCAAATCAAAGGAGACATGGAATTAGTAGCAGCATTTCCAGAATTACAGCTTGCTGCTGAATCTGAGTGGGCAGATCCTTATTTAGATCGAACAGTGGCATTTAAAGTCGTCGATCACCTAGAAGAAGCGATCGCGTGGATTAATCGACATAGCAGCGGTCATGCTGATTGCATTGTCACCGAGTCTTACCAGGAAAGCCGTCAGTTTGCCCTGGGAGTTAATAGTGCTTCAACCTACATCAATGCTTCTCCACGCTTTTCGCGTAATCCAGCCCAAGGTGATGCTGTTTTTTTAGGTATGTCCAACCAACGAGGACAAAGGAGAGGATTTATTAGCTTAGAGACGCTAACAACGGTCAAACACATTGTTCAAGGTAGTGGCAAGTTTTAA
- a CDS encoding CBS domain-containing protein, with protein MDLILCHTTADFDALGAAVGVARLFPGAKIVLTGGSHPAVRDFLALHRDEYPLIERRAVHPEQIRSLVIVDTQKRDRLGKAAEWIDLPQLEAIHVYDHHVDISTDIPATQTQIAAVGAATTLVVEELQQHNVSLNSIEATVMALGIHVDTGSLTFAQATARDAIALSWLMQQGANLRVIRDYIDPGLSAELQELLTTALANLQTDIVGGYTLAWVMLETKGYVTGLSSLASQLMEITESDALILAAQHFLEPDERLTIIGRSRIPGTNLNEIFQEFGGGGHSQAASISLRSVDAIKTLEAILDKLKKQTPQPPTARDLMSSPVRTIRPETTIGEAQRILLRYGHSGLCVADPEGQLVGIVSRRDLDIALHHGFSHAPVKGYMKTNVKTINPATTLPEIESLMVTYDIGRLPVLDNCELVGIVTRTDVLREIHQEEANWNQVEHTLPNYRQGAYQLLRDRLAPQLWELLTKAATHAQQRGWHLYLVGGAVRDLLLTHFRQINSSSPETTDDNSSLLTDIDLVVDGYVANNGTSAGVQLAQELQQIYPNTRLEVHGAFQTAALLWHKDSTFDSLWVDIATARTEFYPYPAANPEVEASSIRQDLYRRDFTINALAIRLTSPRAGELLDFFGGFLDLQAQQIRVLHANSFIEDPTRIYRAVRFAVRLDFTIEPETESYIRYCIASGIYNRVQGDKIPALSTRLKGELKYILQAPYWKRALQLLSDLGALKCIHPTLEPDRELWRQLRLLERCLQQKLDWQQNLPHWLLRLEAIAAHLSPEYRVQVATNLQLPDESIKRLGLLNQAQTEVEELLPSHQQPSQVVQLLRRYDVPMLILIAIRTHPGVRRLIWQYFTQWSLIEPPLNGNDLKALGYKPGPLYRVILDELLAATLDGTIEPSANPEELRNLAIAFVKNRYPQ; from the coding sequence ATGGATCTAATTCTGTGTCATACAACAGCAGACTTTGATGCGCTAGGTGCAGCTGTAGGAGTAGCAAGGTTGTTCCCTGGAGCAAAAATTGTCTTAACTGGTGGTAGCCATCCGGCGGTGCGTGATTTTTTAGCGTTACATCGCGATGAATATCCATTAATTGAGCGTCGTGCAGTTCATCCCGAACAAATTCGTTCTTTAGTGATAGTAGACACACAAAAACGCGATCGCTTAGGTAAAGCAGCCGAATGGATAGATCTACCGCAATTAGAAGCAATACACGTTTACGATCATCACGTAGATATTTCGACAGATATTCCTGCGACTCAAACTCAGATTGCTGCTGTTGGCGCAGCTACAACCTTAGTTGTTGAAGAGTTGCAGCAACATAATGTCAGCCTCAATTCAATTGAAGCAACAGTAATGGCTTTAGGTATTCATGTTGATACTGGATCGCTTACCTTCGCCCAAGCAACAGCACGCGATGCCATCGCTTTATCGTGGTTAATGCAGCAAGGAGCAAATCTACGTGTCATTCGCGATTATATTGACCCAGGATTGTCTGCTGAGTTGCAAGAATTACTGACAACTGCCTTAGCTAATCTTCAAACTGACATCGTTGGCGGCTATACTCTAGCCTGGGTCATGTTAGAAACCAAAGGTTATGTAACTGGCTTGTCTAGCCTTGCTTCGCAGCTGATGGAAATTACCGAAAGTGACGCGTTAATCTTAGCAGCGCAGCACTTTTTGGAACCTGATGAACGGTTGACAATCATTGGGCGATCGCGAATTCCTGGCACAAATCTCAATGAAATTTTTCAAGAATTCGGAGGTGGCGGACATTCGCAAGCAGCATCGATTTCGCTACGGAGTGTCGATGCTATAAAAACCCTAGAAGCCATCTTAGACAAACTCAAAAAACAAACTCCTCAACCACCAACCGCACGCGATTTAATGTCTTCACCCGTACGGACAATTCGTCCCGAAACGACGATTGGTGAGGCACAGCGTATTTTACTGCGCTATGGTCATTCTGGGTTGTGTGTTGCAGATCCTGAAGGTCAACTCGTTGGGATCGTTTCCCGACGGGATCTTGATATTGCGCTGCATCACGGCTTTAGTCATGCACCTGTCAAGGGATACATGAAAACTAATGTCAAAACAATTAATCCAGCAACAACATTGCCTGAAATCGAGTCGCTGATGGTGACTTACGATATCGGACGTCTTCCGGTTTTAGATAATTGCGAGTTAGTAGGAATTGTCACGCGTACCGATGTATTACGCGAAATTCATCAGGAAGAAGCCAATTGGAATCAAGTTGAGCATACTTTACCTAATTATCGACAAGGCGCATATCAACTATTGCGCGATCGCCTAGCCCCTCAACTGTGGGAATTACTCACTAAAGCAGCAACGCATGCACAGCAACGCGGTTGGCACTTATATCTTGTTGGTGGTGCGGTACGAGACTTACTACTGACACACTTTCGCCAAATCAACTCCAGTTCCCCAGAAACAACTGATGACAACTCATCACTCCTGACTGACATTGACTTAGTAGTAGATGGTTATGTTGCCAACAACGGTACTAGTGCAGGTGTCCAACTCGCACAAGAACTACAGCAAATTTACCCGAATACTCGCCTAGAAGTTCACGGTGCGTTTCAAACCGCAGCACTTTTATGGCATAAAGACTCAACGTTTGATTCTCTATGGGTAGATATTGCCACAGCAAGAACTGAGTTTTATCCTTACCCAGCAGCTAATCCCGAAGTTGAAGCAAGTTCAATTCGCCAAGATTTATATCGACGGGATTTTACAATCAACGCTTTAGCAATCAGACTGACATCACCCCGTGCTGGAGAGTTGCTAGATTTCTTTGGTGGTTTTCTCGATCTCCAAGCCCAGCAAATTCGTGTTTTACACGCCAATAGTTTTATTGAAGATCCCACACGGATTTATCGGGCGGTACGGTTTGCCGTACGACTAGATTTTACAATTGAGCCGGAAACTGAAAGCTATATTCGCTACTGCATCGCCAGTGGGATCTACAATCGCGTTCAAGGAGATAAAATTCCTGCTCTATCTACTCGCCTCAAAGGTGAACTGAAATATATCCTACAAGCACCTTACTGGAAGCGTGCCTTACAGCTACTTTCTGATTTGGGTGCACTCAAGTGCATTCACCCTACACTAGAGCCAGACCGCGAATTGTGGCGACAACTTCGCTTGCTAGAACGCTGTTTACAACAAAAACTGGATTGGCAACAAAATTTACCTCATTGGTTACTGCGACTCGAAGCGATCGCCGCTCACCTATCACCTGAATACCGCGTTCAGGTAGCAACAAATTTACAACTTCCTGATGAAAGCATCAAACGCTTAGGATTGCTAAACCAAGCACAAACAGAGGTCGAAGAACTCCTACCTTCTCATCAGCAACCAAGTCAAGTAGTACAGTTACTACGCCGTTATGATGTACCCATGCTGATTTTAATTGCTATCCGCACTCACCCTGGTGTGAGGCGTTTAATTTGGCAGTATTTTACTCAGTGGAGCTTGATTGAGCCGCCACTCAATGGCAATGACCTAAAAGCTTTAGGCTATAAACCTGGACCTCTGTACCGCGTGATTTTAGACGAATTACTAGCAGCAACCCTCGATGGTACTATTGAGCCTAGTGCAAATCCTGAAGAACTCCGTAATTTGGCGATCGCTTTTGTCAAAAACCGTTATCCTCAATAA
- a CDS encoding DUF6825 family protein — MSNPFVQAFFVGRAVAEIFNEQLENTLTDTLSELGKLDAELRERMRQFSEEVMERANREMEVTTRGRTSTTTFTPDTQPVDTQAMIDDLRAEIALLRTEIQRYRSSSGTNN; from the coding sequence ATGAGTAATCCTTTTGTCCAAGCTTTTTTTGTTGGCAGAGCTGTTGCTGAAATTTTCAACGAACAGTTAGAAAACACCCTAACAGACACGTTAAGCGAGCTAGGTAAACTTGATGCTGAACTGAGAGAACGGATGCGCCAGTTTTCTGAGGAAGTCATGGAACGGGCTAACCGAGAAATGGAAGTTACTACTAGAGGTAGAACTTCAACGACAACTTTTACCCCAGATACACAGCCTGTGGACACACAGGCAATGATTGACGATCTCCGTGCAGAGATTGCTTTATTACGTACAGAAATACAGCGTTATCGCAGTAGCTCTGGGACAAACAACTAA
- a CDS encoding anhydro-N-acetylmuramic acid kinase yields the protein MLVIGLISGTSVDGIDAALVDISGTDTDIKVEFLAGETYPYPAELRKKILAVCAGEALSMAQLAELDDAIALTFAQAAQHLQINHPSVELIGSHGQTVYHRPPKRRGEGFPDTLGYSLQLGRGSVIAKLTQTPTVSNFRAGDIAAKGHGAPLVPRVDAYLLSHPHESRCVQNIGGIGNVAYLPARSHPHWLEKVRGWDTGPGNSLLDLAVHCLTDGTQTYDADGNWAASGTPSYTLVDKWLSQDYFQLPPPKSTGRELFGWEYLQDCLADSTALNLSAADTLATLTELTVVSIVHSYRTFLPQLPDRVLLCGGGSRNLYLKRRLQESLAAIPVQTTDEVGLSANFKEAIAFAVLAYWRMLNLPGNLPQATGATQQVLLGEVHLPM from the coding sequence ATGCTTGTAATTGGCTTAATTAGCGGTACCTCAGTTGATGGTATTGATGCTGCCTTAGTTGATATTTCTGGTACAGATACAGACATCAAAGTAGAGTTCTTAGCGGGAGAAACTTATCCTTATCCAGCTGAGTTAAGAAAAAAAATCCTCGCAGTTTGTGCGGGAGAAGCGCTTTCAATGGCACAATTGGCAGAATTAGACGATGCGATCGCATTAACTTTTGCCCAAGCCGCACAACACTTGCAAATCAATCATCCTTCCGTAGAACTAATCGGCTCGCACGGTCAAACAGTTTATCATCGACCACCGAAGAGAAGGGGTGAGGGGTTTCCTGACACCCTGGGATATAGCCTTCAGTTGGGGCGGGGGAGTGTGATTGCGAAATTAACTCAAACTCCGACTGTTAGTAACTTTCGGGCGGGCGATATTGCAGCAAAAGGTCATGGTGCGCCCCTGGTTCCCCGCGTAGATGCTTACCTTTTGAGTCATCCACACGAATCGCGTTGCGTGCAAAATATTGGTGGGATCGGCAATGTTGCTTATTTACCTGCGAGATCGCATCCTCACTGGTTAGAGAAAGTGCGCGGTTGGGATACTGGACCAGGAAATTCACTTTTAGATTTGGCAGTACACTGTTTAACAGATGGTACTCAAACTTACGATGCTGATGGTAACTGGGCTGCTAGCGGAACTCCTAGCTACACATTAGTAGATAAATGGCTAAGTCAAGATTATTTTCAACTACCACCACCAAAATCTACAGGAAGAGAACTTTTTGGCTGGGAGTACTTACAAGATTGTTTAGCTGATAGCACAGCACTCAATTTGAGTGCCGCTGATACTTTAGCAACTCTCACAGAATTAACCGTTGTTTCAATTGTCCACAGTTACCGAACTTTTTTACCGCAGTTACCCGATCGCGTTTTACTATGTGGTGGCGGCAGTCGGAATCTTTACTTAAAACGCCGATTACAAGAATCACTAGCAGCAATACCCGTGCAAACTACAGACGAAGTAGGGTTGAGTGCCAATTTTAAAGAAGCGATCGCCTTTGCTGTTCTTGCTTACTGGAGAATGTTAAACCTTCCTGGCAACTTACCACAAGCGACTGGTGCAACTCAACAAGTGCTACTCGGAGAAGTGCATTTACCGATGTGA
- the ribH gene encoding 6,7-dimethyl-8-ribityllumazine synthase — protein sequence MAVFEGTFAQTEPLRLAIVIGRFNDLITGKLLEGCQDCLKRHGVDVNPHGNQVDYIWVPGSFEVPVVAHQLAQSRRYDAIICLGAVIRGQTPHFDYVAGEVAKGIAAAGFQTGVPVVFGILTADTMQQALERAGVKSNKGWDYAMNALEMGNLMRQLHSRLESEPYRDTQLPVALRSAQAPDVSVTPEAMG from the coding sequence ATGGCAGTTTTTGAGGGGACTTTTGCGCAAACAGAACCACTCCGCTTGGCGATCGTGATTGGACGATTTAATGATTTAATCACAGGAAAGTTATTAGAAGGATGCCAGGATTGCTTGAAGCGTCATGGTGTTGATGTTAATCCTCATGGTAATCAAGTCGATTATATTTGGGTTCCAGGAAGTTTTGAAGTACCAGTAGTTGCACACCAACTTGCCCAATCTCGGCGCTACGATGCGATTATTTGTTTGGGTGCTGTTATTCGAGGACAAACGCCCCACTTTGATTATGTTGCTGGTGAAGTTGCTAAAGGAATTGCAGCAGCTGGATTTCAAACAGGAGTACCCGTGGTCTTTGGCATTTTGACGGCTGATACGATGCAACAAGCGTTAGAAAGAGCAGGTGTCAAAAGTAATAAAGGTTGGGATTACGCTATGAATGCTTTAGAGATGGGTAATCTTATGCGTCAACTGCACTCTAGGTTAGAATCAGAACCTTATCGAGATACTCAACTACCGGTAGCGCTTAGAAGTGCTCAAGCTCCAGATGTCTCAGTCACTCCAGAAGCAATGGGTTAG
- a CDS encoding serine/threonine-protein kinase, which produces MIDLNIGRLIAQRYQLQELIGTGAMGQVYLANDLLLGGVPVAIKFLALSIQNNKIRVQERFEREAKTCALLGQKNIHIVRVMDYGVDEKSIPYYVMEYLQGESLSDVVRSQPIPLRRFLSFARQLCLGLQAAHEGIPVDGELCPIIHRDIKPSNVLVLPNPSFGELVKILDFGIAKLLQSNSTETNYYLGTWAYSSPEQIEGKELDNRSDIYSLGVMMFEMLTGKMPVKANTNSFGGWYKAHHFHPPHSFRETNPLLELPQELEDLVMSCLAKNSRDRPQNISEILQTITSLEQLDSSIQLSTLSNNKNLASQPTAIPQNITEKERLFTNTGSSELPSWPKNKPIADIVFPHPIHVHNQLTAALWVMLPKQEIEKRLQGTRYNQFLFLNAPHPMILWLTVLHSHDHTPKWLPYYLDLKSHQGLELARLLLEIGYYKILLFTRESPQRAFTCLQIEIAPAQRQLLQQWMTMSQCAVSTASPQFSRGLLKKELEKIKPQVMMKLAAVYKT; this is translated from the coding sequence ATGATAGATCTCAACATTGGTCGCTTAATTGCTCAGCGTTATCAACTTCAAGAACTCATTGGAACAGGAGCAATGGGTCAAGTTTATCTCGCTAATGACCTATTGTTGGGTGGTGTACCTGTTGCCATTAAATTTCTTGCCTTATCGATTCAAAATAATAAAATTCGAGTGCAGGAACGCTTTGAGCGAGAAGCCAAAACTTGCGCGCTTCTTGGTCAAAAAAATATTCACATTGTCCGAGTTATGGACTACGGTGTAGATGAAAAGAGTATTCCATACTATGTCATGGAATACTTGCAAGGAGAAAGTCTAAGTGATGTTGTTCGCTCACAGCCCATCCCGTTGAGAAGATTTCTGAGTTTTGCGCGTCAACTTTGCTTGGGGCTTCAAGCTGCACATGAAGGTATTCCTGTTGATGGGGAACTTTGCCCAATTATTCACCGCGATATCAAGCCAAGTAATGTCTTGGTGTTACCTAACCCCAGTTTCGGAGAGTTAGTTAAGATCCTCGATTTTGGCATAGCGAAACTACTTCAATCAAACAGTACCGAAACAAACTACTACCTGGGAACTTGGGCGTATTCCTCTCCTGAACAAATTGAGGGCAAAGAACTCGACAATCGCTCAGATATTTACAGTTTGGGTGTGATGATGTTTGAGATGTTGACGGGTAAGATGCCTGTAAAAGCAAATACTAATTCTTTTGGTGGTTGGTATAAAGCTCATCACTTTCACCCACCGCACTCTTTTAGAGAAACAAATCCGCTGCTGGAGTTACCACAAGAGTTAGAAGATTTAGTCATGAGTTGTCTAGCTAAAAATTCAAGAGATCGCCCTCAAAATATTAGCGAGATCCTCCAAACAATTACGTCTTTAGAGCAACTGGATAGTTCAATACAACTTTCTACTCTAAGTAATAACAAAAACTTGGCATCTCAGCCAACTGCCATTCCTCAAAATATAACAGAGAAAGAGCGTTTATTTACTAATACAGGTAGCAGTGAACTTCCCTCTTGGCCAAAAAACAAACCAATTGCTGATATTGTTTTTCCTCATCCGATTCACGTACACAACCAACTGACTGCCGCTTTATGGGTAATGCTACCAAAGCAAGAAATTGAAAAGCGACTTCAAGGTACACGTTATAACCAATTCTTATTTTTAAATGCTCCCCATCCGATGATTTTGTGGCTTACTGTCTTACACAGCCACGACCATACACCTAAATGGCTACCTTACTACTTAGATTTAAAATCCCATCAAGGTTTAGAACTCGCCAGGCTTTTGCTCGAAATCGGATATTATAAAATACTACTGTTTACGCGAGAATCTCCACAACGTGCTTTTACTTGTCTACAAATAGAAATTGCACCTGCACAACGCCAATTGTTACAGCAGTGGATGACAATGAGCCAATGTGCAGTATCTACTGCCTCTCCACAGTTTAGTCGTGGTCTTCTTAAAAAAGAGTTAGAGAAAATAAAGCCTCAAGTCATGATGAAGTTGGCAGCAGTCTATAAAACTTAG
- the psbZ gene encoding photosystem II reaction center protein PsbZ, with protein MFSILFQIALVALVIMSFAMLIGVPVAYATPQYWGESKRLLWVGSIAWIGLVFLVGALNFLVV; from the coding sequence ATGTTCTCAATTTTATTTCAAATAGCTCTAGTTGCTCTAGTTATCATGTCATTCGCTATGCTGATTGGCGTTCCAGTTGCTTACGCTACGCCTCAATACTGGGGTGAATCCAAAAGGCTGCTTTGGGTAGGTTCGATTGCTTGGATTGGTTTAGTTTTTTTAGTTGGAGCTTTGAACTTTCTAGTTGTTTAA
- a CDS encoding ABC1 kinase family protein produces MKTLRYTNNLETGYREKSYRWNRENYSSKRRFVDIWLFVIRLLAGFWYNNKSWSYSGGVTEAKRSARRKRQASWIRNKLLDLGPTFIKVGQLFSTRADLFPSEYVEELAKLQDKVPAFSYPQVEAIIEQELGKKIPELFKSFEPIPIAAASLGQVHKAQLHSGEIVVAKVQRPGLRKLFEIDLKILRGITQYFQNHPKWGRGRDWIGIYEECCRILWEEIEYINEGRNADTFRRNFRASDWVKVPRVYWRYTSSRVLTLEYVPGIKISHYEALEAAGIDRKLVARQGAEAYLQQLLNDGFFHADPHPGNIAVSPEGSLIFYDFGMMGQIKTGIREQLMKTLFGIAQKDAQQVIDSLVALGALVPTDDMGPVRRSVQYMLDHFMDKPFENQSVAAISEDLYEIAYDQPFRFPATFTFVMRAFSTLEGVGKGLDPEFNFMEVARPFAMDLMTNGNGVDGNSFLNELSRQAAQVGSTAFGLPRRLEDTLEKLERGDIRVRVRSIETERLLRRQSSLQLGTNYAIIISAFTLSATLLFVNHYIWLAIIAAAIAAAVGVALVRLLIRLDRYDRMY; encoded by the coding sequence GTGAAAACCCTACGGTACACTAATAATTTGGAAACGGGCTACAGAGAAAAGTCTTACCGTTGGAATCGGGAAAATTACTCTAGCAAACGCCGTTTTGTAGACATCTGGCTGTTTGTCATTCGATTGCTAGCTGGTTTTTGGTACAACAATAAATCATGGAGTTATTCAGGTGGAGTTACTGAAGCTAAGCGCAGTGCCAGACGCAAACGACAAGCTAGTTGGATTCGGAATAAACTGTTGGACTTAGGACCAACTTTTATTAAAGTAGGACAGCTGTTTTCGACACGCGCAGATTTGTTTCCCAGCGAATACGTTGAGGAACTTGCTAAGTTACAAGATAAAGTTCCTGCCTTTAGTTATCCGCAGGTAGAAGCAATTATTGAACAAGAACTAGGCAAGAAAATCCCTGAACTGTTTAAAAGCTTTGAACCGATTCCTATTGCAGCAGCTAGCTTAGGTCAAGTTCATAAAGCACAATTACATTCGGGGGAAATTGTTGTTGCTAAGGTACAACGACCTGGATTGCGTAAGCTGTTTGAAATTGATTTAAAAATCCTCCGAGGAATTACGCAGTATTTTCAAAATCATCCTAAATGGGGACGCGGTCGCGATTGGATTGGTATTTATGAAGAGTGCTGCCGCATTTTGTGGGAAGAAATTGAATATATTAATGAAGGACGCAACGCGGATACTTTTCGCCGCAATTTTCGAGCCTCTGATTGGGTAAAAGTCCCCAGAGTTTATTGGCGTTACACATCTTCTAGAGTACTTACTTTAGAATATGTTCCAGGAATCAAAATTAGCCACTACGAAGCCCTAGAAGCGGCGGGAATCGATAGAAAATTAGTTGCACGTCAAGGTGCAGAGGCTTACTTACAACAGCTACTTAATGATGGTTTCTTTCATGCCGATCCTCATCCAGGTAACATTGCTGTTAGTCCAGAGGGATCGTTAATATTTTATGACTTTGGCATGATGGGGCAGATCAAAACTGGCATCCGCGAACAACTAATGAAGACGTTGTTTGGTATCGCTCAGAAAGATGCTCAACAAGTTATAGATTCTTTAGTAGCGTTAGGAGCATTAGTACCAACAGACGATATGGGACCAGTACGGCGCTCAGTTCAGTATATGCTCGATCACTTTATGGATAAGCCATTTGAGAATCAATCAGTGGCAGCAATTAGTGAAGATTTATACGAAATCGCCTACGATCAGCCCTTTCGCTTTCCAGCAACGTTTACCTTTGTGATGCGGGCGTTTTCAACTTTAGAGGGTGTTGGTAAGGGCTTAGATCCAGAGTTTAATTTTATGGAAGTTGCTAGACCTTTTGCGATGGATCTTATGACTAACGGCAATGGTGTTGATGGTAATAGCTTTTTAAATGAACTCAGTCGCCAAGCAGCACAGGTAGGTAGCACTGCCTTTGGTCTGCCACGACGTTTAGAAGATACACTAGAAAAGCTAGAGCGAGGTGATATTCGCGTGCGCGTTCGTTCAATTGAAACTGAGCGACTACTACGTCGTCAAAGTAGCCTGCAATTAGGAACAAACTACGCAATAATTATCAGTGCTTTTACTCTGTCCGCTACGCTATTATTCGTCAATCATTATATATGGTTGGCAATAATTGCTGCGGCGATCGCTGCAGCAGTAGGGGTGGCGCTTGTGCGATTGCTCATCCGCCTTGACCGATACGACCGCATGTATTAA
- a CDS encoding Stp1/IreP family PP2C-type Ser/Thr phosphatase, with translation MMRFTGLSNPGLVRFSNQDAYYIDPEGRFFIVADGMGGHTGGEEASRIATQVIRDYLLQHWQSDLATKVLLENAFKQANLAIVREQKLQLQCSDMGTTAVTIVFREQQPAIAHVGDSRLYLFREAALQQVTTDHTWINMALHQGDISKEEARNHPWRHILSRCLGREELDLVDIQTINVQIGDRLLLCSDGLTEELSDEHIAFQLQSNPANEKATAALLEAALANGGKDNITVVLIALE, from the coding sequence ATGATGCGCTTCACGGGTCTTAGCAATCCAGGGTTAGTACGCTTCTCGAATCAGGATGCTTATTACATTGATCCGGAAGGGCGATTTTTTATTGTCGCCGATGGTATGGGCGGTCATACAGGTGGTGAAGAAGCAAGTCGTATTGCTACACAAGTTATTCGAGATTATCTCCTGCAACATTGGCAGAGCGATCTGGCAACTAAAGTTTTATTGGAAAATGCTTTCAAGCAAGCTAATTTAGCGATTGTCCGCGAACAAAAACTGCAGCTGCAATGTAGTGATATGGGCACAACCGCAGTCACTATCGTTTTTCGAGAGCAACAGCCTGCGATCGCACATGTTGGTGACTCGCGCCTATATCTGTTTCGGGAAGCAGCATTACAACAAGTGACGACAGATCACACATGGATCAATATGGCTTTACACCAAGGTGATATCTCTAAAGAAGAAGCCCGCAATCATCCTTGGAGACATATTCTCTCGCGCTGCTTAGGTCGAGAAGAGCTAGACCTAGTTGATATTCAGACAATTAATGTCCAAATAGGCGATCGGCTGCTACTATGCTCTGATGGACTCACAGAAGAACTCTCTGACGAACATATTGCTTTTCAACTTCAATCTAACCCTGCTAACGAAAAAGCTACTGCAGCCCTGCTAGAAGCTGCTTTAGCAAACGGTGGAAAGGACAATATCACTGTAGTACTTATAGCCCTAGAGTAG